One genomic segment of Arthrobacter sp. JZ12 includes these proteins:
- the htpX gene encoding zinc metalloprotease HtpX — protein sequence MHNHFNGAKTALLFGSLMGIFLIFGAVIASATRSSAFLWIFALIGVGSVAYSYWNSDKLAIRSMKAVPVTEQQAPAMYRIVRELSAKAGKPMPRLYVSPTLAPNAFATGRNPENAAVCCTQGILQILNERELRGVLGHELMHVYNRDILTGSIAAAVAGVITSVAQMFAFTGMMGGNRNSGGNPIAALLLAFLAPLAAGLIQMAIGRTREYDADEDGARLTGDPLALASALRKLERGTQQAPLPQSQQLVNTSHLMIANPFRGGGVQRMFASHPPMAQRIARLEGMAGRPLA from the coding sequence GTGCACAACCACTTCAACGGGGCCAAGACGGCCCTGCTCTTCGGTTCCCTTATGGGGATCTTCCTGATTTTCGGTGCGGTTATCGCCTCGGCAACCCGCAGTTCGGCGTTTCTCTGGATCTTTGCGCTGATCGGTGTGGGTTCGGTTGCCTACAGCTACTGGAACAGCGACAAGCTCGCCATCCGAAGCATGAAGGCCGTGCCGGTCACCGAGCAGCAGGCGCCGGCCATGTACCGGATTGTCCGCGAGCTGAGCGCGAAGGCCGGCAAGCCGATGCCCCGGCTCTACGTCTCGCCCACCCTGGCACCCAACGCCTTCGCAACCGGACGCAACCCCGAGAACGCCGCAGTTTGCTGCACCCAGGGCATCCTGCAGATCCTGAATGAGCGGGAGCTGCGCGGTGTCCTCGGGCACGAATTGATGCACGTCTACAACCGCGACATCCTCACCGGGTCCATCGCGGCCGCCGTCGCCGGTGTCATCACCTCGGTGGCGCAGATGTTCGCCTTTACGGGCATGATGGGCGGCAACCGCAACTCTGGCGGCAACCCGATCGCTGCGCTGCTGCTCGCCTTTCTTGCTCCGCTGGCGGCCGGGCTGATCCAGATGGCGATCGGACGCACCCGTGAGTACGACGCTGACGAGGACGGCGCCCGCCTCACCGGCGACCCTCTGGCCCTCGCCTCTGCGCTACGGAAGCTGGAGCGCGGCACCCAGCAGGCTCCGCTTCCGCAGAGCCAGCAGCTGGTGAACACCTCACACCTGATGATCGCGAATCCGTTCCGCGGCGGCGGTGTGCAGCGGATGTTCGCGTCCCACCCGCCGATGGCCCAGCGCATTGCGCGCCTCGAGGGGATGGCAGGCCGTCCGCTGGCCTGA
- a CDS encoding 4a-hydroxytetrahydrobiopterin dehydratase has product MDKLTSTQILEAGLDDWRQLAQGIHARYRTGSFNAGMRFLTAVSEAAETANHHPDVTLTYPYVDLKLISHDVGALTERDVKLARSISAIAQEQGLTAQPKALAEVELALDTAQVAAAGPFWAALLTGDADNVSGDDVTDPSGRVPLLWFQQTDAHETPRQRFHLDVWVPHDQAEARIAAAVAAGGTVVDDSRAPSFTVLVDGEGNRACVCTALDR; this is encoded by the coding sequence ATGGACAAGCTCACCAGCACGCAGATCCTTGAAGCAGGCCTCGACGACTGGCGGCAGCTCGCGCAGGGCATCCACGCGCGATACCGCACCGGCAGCTTCAACGCCGGAATGCGATTCCTGACCGCAGTCAGCGAAGCGGCCGAAACCGCCAATCATCATCCGGATGTAACGCTGACCTATCCATATGTTGACCTCAAGCTGATCAGCCACGATGTCGGGGCTCTTACCGAGCGGGACGTGAAGCTCGCACGGTCCATCAGCGCCATCGCTCAGGAACAGGGCCTCACCGCCCAGCCTAAGGCGCTCGCCGAAGTGGAACTGGCACTCGACACGGCGCAGGTGGCCGCGGCGGGGCCGTTCTGGGCAGCCCTGCTGACGGGCGACGCCGACAACGTTTCCGGCGACGACGTCACCGACCCCTCCGGAAGAGTCCCGCTGTTGTGGTTCCAGCAGACCGACGCACACGAGACGCCGCGCCAGCGGTTCCATCTCGACGTGTGGGTGCCGCACGATCAGGCGGAAGCACGGATCGCTGCCGCCGTGGCAGCGGGGGGCACCGTCGTCGACGACTCCCGGGCGCCGTCGTTCACGGTGCTGGTCGACGGCGAGGGGAATCGCGCCTGCGTGTGCACTGCCCTTGACCGCTGA
- a CDS encoding MFS transporter translates to MPRLLADITPLKESPAFRRMYFGTALSAIGTNLTLVAVSLQVYDITGSSFNVGLIGLFALVPLIFAGLYGGAVADAHDRRRVALLSAVGLWASTIGIALQAWTGADNVWLLYGLIAVHSGFAGINQPTRTAIIPRLVRPELLPAANALSMITFGLAFTVGPMLAGLLVAQVGYGWTYTIDVVTFTAALWALFRLPAMPPEGPVRRAGLGTVLEGFRYLGTRPNVRMTFLIDLAAMVMAQPRVLLPAVGAAFIGGGELTVGILLAATAFGAVLSGLFSGPLGHVNRQGRAVQWAVVGWGASISGFGLVVILAGQSSDGAMSPWIIPAAACLLLAGVSDSISGVFRSTILQSATPDAMRGRLQGVFIVVVAGGPRLGELVGGGFAEWIGEGWTALWGGMVCMLLVLLLARLQPRFGQYDSRHPEP, encoded by the coding sequence GTGCCCAGACTCCTCGCCGACATCACTCCACTGAAGGAGAGCCCGGCCTTCCGCAGGATGTACTTCGGCACGGCACTGTCGGCAATCGGCACCAACCTGACGCTGGTCGCCGTCAGTCTGCAGGTGTACGACATCACCGGCTCCAGCTTCAACGTAGGCCTGATCGGGCTGTTTGCGCTGGTCCCCCTGATCTTCGCAGGACTGTATGGCGGGGCGGTGGCCGATGCCCACGACAGACGCCGGGTAGCCCTGCTCTCCGCCGTCGGGCTGTGGGCTTCGACAATCGGCATCGCGCTGCAGGCGTGGACTGGAGCGGACAACGTATGGCTCCTCTATGGCCTCATCGCCGTGCACAGCGGCTTCGCCGGCATCAACCAGCCCACACGGACCGCGATCATTCCCCGGCTGGTGCGCCCGGAGCTGCTGCCCGCGGCCAACGCGCTGTCCATGATCACCTTCGGGCTCGCCTTCACGGTGGGTCCCATGCTGGCGGGTCTCCTGGTTGCCCAGGTGGGCTACGGCTGGACCTACACGATCGACGTCGTCACATTCACCGCAGCGCTGTGGGCGCTGTTTCGGCTGCCGGCGATGCCGCCGGAAGGGCCGGTCCGCCGCGCGGGCCTCGGCACCGTTCTTGAAGGCTTCCGCTATCTGGGGACGAGGCCCAACGTCCGCATGACCTTCCTGATCGATCTGGCCGCCATGGTGATGGCGCAGCCGCGTGTGCTGCTTCCCGCCGTTGGTGCAGCATTCATCGGAGGAGGCGAGCTGACCGTCGGGATCCTGCTTGCCGCCACAGCCTTCGGCGCTGTCCTGTCGGGTCTTTTCTCCGGCCCGCTCGGTCATGTGAACCGGCAGGGTCGGGCGGTTCAGTGGGCCGTCGTAGGCTGGGGCGCCTCGATCAGCGGATTCGGTCTGGTGGTGATTCTGGCCGGACAATCGTCCGACGGCGCAATGAGTCCCTGGATTATCCCGGCGGCCGCCTGCCTGCTGCTGGCCGGGGTGTCGGATTCGATCAGCGGAGTCTTCCGCAGCACCATCCTGCAGTCAGCCACGCCCGATGCCATGCGGGGACGATTGCAGGGAGTGTTCATCGTCGTCGTCGCGGGCGGACCCAGGCTGGGCGAGCTGGTGGGCGGCGGATTCGCCGAGTGGATCGGCGAGGGCTGGACCGCGCTGTGGGGAGGCATGGTCTGCATGCTGCTCGTGCTGCTGCTGGCCCGACTTCAGCCCCGCTTCGGACAGTACGACTCACGGCATCCGGAGCCCTGA
- a CDS encoding MBL fold metallo-hydrolase — protein MLTREVAEGIHWLEHAHVNVYFVEQDGRVMIVDAGLPGIWPRIRTALKELGFDHSVVALVLTHGHFDHVGVAAKLRSRFRVPILVHPDDAYIAAHPYRYKHELNRLAVPLQHPASLPILGRMTLAGALAVRGVTDTLPLLPGMASNLPGTPEVLHVPGHTAGHVALHFPDRRTLIVGDALVTLNPYTGIKGPQIVSGAATADSPQAMASLDQLAGLQADRMLTGHGEPWLSSPAEAVAIAKRIGPS, from the coding sequence ATGCTGACCCGCGAAGTCGCCGAAGGAATCCACTGGCTGGAACACGCCCACGTCAACGTCTACTTCGTCGAGCAGGACGGACGGGTGATGATTGTCGACGCCGGCCTGCCCGGCATCTGGCCTCGGATCCGCACCGCACTCAAGGAGCTGGGCTTCGACCATTCGGTTGTAGCCCTTGTGCTGACGCACGGACATTTCGACCATGTGGGGGTGGCTGCCAAACTGCGCAGCCGTTTCCGGGTGCCGATCCTGGTTCACCCCGATGACGCCTACATCGCCGCCCACCCCTACCGCTACAAGCACGAACTGAACAGACTGGCGGTTCCACTGCAGCACCCGGCCAGCCTGCCCATCCTCGGACGAATGACGCTCGCCGGGGCGCTGGCGGTCCGCGGCGTTACCGACACACTGCCGCTGCTACCCGGGATGGCATCCAACCTGCCGGGGACACCGGAGGTGCTGCACGTCCCCGGGCACACCGCGGGTCATGTTGCACTGCACTTCCCGGACCGCCGGACGCTCATTGTTGGAGATGCCCTGGTGACACTTAATCCCTACACGGGCATCAAGGGGCCGCAGATCGTGTCGGGAGCAGCGACGGCAGACTCACCCCAGGCAATGGCATCGCTCGACCAGTTGGCCGGACTTCAGGCGGACAGGATGCTGACCGGACATGGTGAACCCTGGCTCTCCAGTCCCGCCGAGGCTGTAGCGATCGCAAAGCGGATCGGCCCCTCCTAG
- a CDS encoding alpha/beta hydrolase: protein MQLLRRGGAWALDYAYVAYWQVRGFIFRGDAERQLSGDRAPVILLPGIYEPWQFMHPVASYLHERGHPVHAVTALGYNRGSVPAMAELVAQYLRERDLRNVVLLAHSKGGLIGKYVMTLPESAPRVHQLIAVNSPFSGSVYAMFALLPSLRAFSPRNRTLNALRANLALNSRITSIYGTFDPHIPGGSELVGARNVQLDVMGHFRILGDDRLLAAIDAALEASPSA, encoded by the coding sequence ATGCAGCTGCTTAGACGCGGCGGTGCCTGGGCTCTCGATTACGCGTACGTTGCCTACTGGCAGGTTCGGGGCTTCATCTTCCGTGGTGACGCTGAGCGCCAGCTCTCCGGAGACCGCGCGCCGGTGATCCTCCTGCCCGGGATTTATGAGCCCTGGCAGTTCATGCACCCCGTGGCGTCCTACCTTCACGAGCGCGGGCATCCCGTACATGCGGTGACCGCGCTCGGATACAACCGTGGCAGCGTTCCGGCGATGGCGGAACTGGTGGCGCAGTACCTGCGCGAACGCGACCTCCGCAACGTGGTGCTCCTGGCTCATAGCAAGGGCGGGCTGATCGGAAAGTACGTCATGACGCTTCCGGAGTCAGCCCCACGAGTGCACCAGCTCATCGCCGTCAACTCACCGTTCTCGGGCTCGGTTTATGCGATGTTCGCCCTGCTGCCCAGCCTCCGAGCGTTCTCGCCGCGGAACCGGACGTTGAATGCGTTGCGCGCCAATCTCGCCCTGAACTCGCGCATCACGTCGATCTACGGGACGTTCGACCCCCATATCCCCGGCGGCAGCGAACTGGTCGGCGCCAGAAACGTGCAGCTGGACGTGATGGGTCACTTCCGGATTCTCGGCGACGACCGGCTGCTGGCGGCGATCGACGCCGCGCTGGAGGCTTCACCGAGCGCCTGA
- a CDS encoding alpha/beta hydrolase: MGRAPWEEVREERAGNCVVTVRTAGSGGQPVVLVHGIGVSARYFQPLAAELSRNNAVYAIELPGFGLAPSPRRALSVPELGQVVVAALHGLGLSGVVLVGHSMGCQVAAEAAARAPELVHKLVLLGPTVNNRERSAAMQALRLAQDTLREPPAVNMMVFTDYVRSLVPYLRTLPAMINHRIEDVLPEVSCPVVLMRGERDPIVPADWLRRLAETNRGARVVEVPNVPHVLMYGRPEETARGFLAGDPHAAA, encoded by the coding sequence ATGGGTCGCGCCCCGTGGGAAGAGGTACGCGAGGAGCGTGCTGGGAACTGTGTGGTGACTGTGCGGACTGCCGGATCCGGTGGCCAGCCTGTGGTGCTGGTCCACGGCATCGGTGTGTCCGCAAGGTACTTCCAGCCCCTCGCCGCGGAACTGTCCCGCAACAATGCGGTCTATGCAATCGAGCTGCCGGGGTTCGGCCTCGCGCCGTCCCCGCGCCGTGCGCTTTCGGTGCCGGAGCTGGGACAGGTTGTGGTGGCCGCGCTGCACGGACTTGGGCTGTCCGGTGTCGTGCTCGTTGGGCACTCAATGGGCTGCCAGGTAGCGGCTGAAGCGGCCGCGCGCGCACCGGAGCTGGTGCACAAGCTGGTGCTGCTGGGACCCACGGTGAACAACCGGGAGCGCTCAGCGGCGATGCAGGCCCTCCGGCTGGCTCAGGACACCCTTCGGGAACCCCCGGCAGTGAACATGATGGTTTTCACCGACTACGTACGCTCCCTGGTTCCATACCTGCGGACCCTTCCGGCGATGATCAACCATCGCATTGAGGATGTCCTGCCGGAAGTGTCCTGTCCCGTGGTCCTGATGCGCGGCGAACGGGATCCAATCGTGCCCGCCGACTGGCTCCGGCGGCTGGCTGAAACCAACCGTGGTGCCAGAGTCGTCGAAGTGCCGAATGTCCCGCATGTGCTGATGTATGGCCGCCCCGAGGAAACTGCCCGAGGATTCCTGGCGGGAGACCCCCATGCAGCTGCTTAG
- a CDS encoding Fur family transcriptional regulator encodes MTQLPPAQEMWAAPLRTAGRRVTKQRLAVLAAVERLPHSTADDVVTAVRAELADISVQSVYVVLSDLTASGLLRRIEPPSSPARYETRVNDNHHHAICTGCGRIEDVDCAVGHAPCLTPHWSPGSKQMTIQIADVVYQGLCNGCREAALEHSPELPD; translated from the coding sequence ATGACTCAGCTTCCCCCCGCCCAGGAGATGTGGGCTGCGCCCCTCCGCACGGCGGGACGCAGGGTGACAAAGCAGCGATTGGCCGTGCTCGCCGCCGTCGAGCGCCTCCCCCACTCAACCGCCGACGACGTCGTCACGGCAGTGCGTGCCGAACTCGCCGACATCAGCGTGCAGTCGGTTTACGTCGTCCTGTCCGACCTCACTGCCAGCGGGCTGCTGCGCCGGATTGAGCCGCCTTCCTCTCCTGCGCGGTACGAAACGCGGGTGAACGACAACCACCACCACGCTATCTGCACCGGGTGCGGCCGAATCGAGGACGTGGACTGTGCTGTAGGCCATGCGCCCTGCCTCACGCCGCACTGGTCACCCGGGTCGAAGCAGATGACCATCCAGATTGCCGATGTTGTCTACCAGGGCCTCTGCAATGGTTGCCGTGAGGCGGCCCTCGAACACTCCCCCGAACTTCCCGACTAA
- a CDS encoding catalase — protein MANFSTTQSGAPVVDDSNSSALGRDGAIPLTDHYLVEKLAQFNRERVPERVVHAKGGGAFGVFETTEDVSKYTKAALFQPGVKTETLLRFSSVAGEQGSPDTWRDPRGFALKFYTSEGNYDLVGNNTPVFFIRDGIKFPDFIHSQKRLPGSNLRDADMQWDFWTLSPESAHQVTWLMGDRGLPASWRTMNGYGSHTFMWINAAGEKFWVKYHFKSNQGHETLTVDEAEALAGSDADHHIRDLYENIEQGNFPSWDLKVQVMPYDDAKNYRFNPFDLTKVWPHGDYPLIPVGKLTLNRNPENYFAQIEQATFAPSNFVPGIAASPDRMLQARIFSYADAHRYRVGTNHAQLPVNAPKNDVRNYSKDGAARFFFNSPQTPVYAPNSVGGPAADPAQYGPHGGWENDGDLVRAAHSLHAEDDDFGQAGTLYREVFDETQKARFLETITGAVGGVTIADIRERAIQYWTNVDADLGAKLRANLGAGGGTADTPAEAANKF, from the coding sequence ATTGCCAACTTCAGCACCACCCAGTCGGGTGCACCGGTTGTTGACGACAGCAACTCGTCAGCACTGGGCCGCGACGGCGCCATTCCCCTGACCGACCACTACCTGGTCGAGAAGCTTGCCCAGTTCAACCGTGAGCGCGTCCCCGAGCGCGTTGTGCACGCAAAGGGCGGCGGAGCCTTCGGCGTTTTCGAGACTACCGAGGACGTCAGCAAGTACACCAAGGCTGCGCTGTTCCAGCCGGGCGTGAAGACCGAAACCCTCCTACGTTTCTCCTCCGTGGCCGGCGAGCAGGGCTCCCCCGATACCTGGCGCGACCCCCGCGGATTCGCCCTGAAGTTCTACACCAGCGAGGGCAACTACGATCTCGTGGGCAACAACACCCCGGTGTTCTTCATCCGCGACGGCATCAAGTTCCCGGACTTCATCCACTCGCAGAAGCGCCTCCCCGGCTCCAACCTGCGCGACGCAGACATGCAGTGGGACTTCTGGACCCTGTCCCCCGAGTCGGCCCACCAGGTCACCTGGCTCATGGGCGACCGCGGCCTGCCCGCTTCATGGCGCACCATGAACGGCTACGGCTCGCACACCTTCATGTGGATCAACGCGGCCGGCGAGAAGTTCTGGGTTAAGTACCACTTCAAGTCCAACCAGGGCCATGAGACGCTCACCGTCGATGAGGCCGAGGCGCTGGCAGGCTCGGACGCCGACCACCACATCCGCGACCTGTACGAGAACATCGAGCAGGGCAACTTCCCGAGCTGGGACCTCAAGGTCCAGGTCATGCCTTATGACGACGCGAAGAACTACCGCTTCAACCCGTTCGACCTCACCAAGGTCTGGCCGCACGGCGACTACCCGCTGATCCCGGTCGGCAAGCTGACCCTGAACCGCAACCCGGAGAACTACTTCGCGCAGATCGAGCAGGCAACGTTCGCGCCGTCGAACTTTGTCCCCGGTATCGCGGCTTCCCCGGACCGCATGCTGCAGGCGCGCATCTTCTCCTACGCGGATGCACACCGCTACCGTGTGGGCACCAACCACGCGCAGCTGCCGGTGAACGCCCCGAAGAACGACGTGCGGAACTACTCCAAGGACGGCGCCGCCCGCTTCTTCTTCAACTCTCCGCAGACCCCGGTCTACGCGCCTAACTCCGTGGGCGGACCTGCCGCTGATCCGGCACAGTACGGACCGCACGGCGGTTGGGAGAACGACGGCGACCTGGTACGCGCCGCTCACAGCCTCCACGCTGAGGACGACGACTTCGGCCAGGCCGGCACGCTGTACCGCGAGGTGTTCGACGAGACGCAGAAGGCACGCTTCCTCGAGACCATCACCGGTGCCGTAGGCGGCGTCACCATCGCGGACATCCGCGAGCGCGCAATCCAGTACTGGACCAACGTCGACGCCGATCTTGGCGCCAAGCTGCGCGCCAACCTGGGCGCCGGCGGCGGCACTGCCGACACCCCGGCAGAGGCTGCGAACAAGTTCTAG
- a CDS encoding TetR/AcrR family transcriptional regulator, translated as MARPPKPERKNELLDQIVDYLLDKTFASLSFRTLADGLGISSYVLVYHFGNREELVNEIVRHIEARHDTLKLGNPAELSREEFRNWILESWKWLLADRNRNLQRLEFEAAVQDAASPHPRGSAVEKFQYWYSFTTDWLISQGMARDRAETASRVFSAGLYGLQYDYVLNHDPEAVGKALDMLVDQFLQLITTAVSASTGQE; from the coding sequence ATGGCGCGCCCTCCCAAACCGGAACGTAAGAACGAACTGCTTGATCAGATTGTCGACTACCTGCTCGACAAGACCTTCGCGAGCCTGAGTTTCCGAACGCTGGCCGACGGCCTGGGCATCAGCAGTTACGTTCTGGTGTATCACTTCGGCAACCGTGAGGAACTCGTCAATGAGATCGTCAGGCACATTGAGGCGCGCCACGACACCCTGAAGCTCGGGAACCCTGCGGAACTCTCCCGGGAGGAGTTCCGGAACTGGATACTCGAGTCCTGGAAGTGGCTGCTGGCAGACCGTAACCGCAACCTGCAGCGGCTCGAATTCGAGGCAGCAGTGCAGGACGCCGCCAGTCCGCACCCTCGCGGCAGCGCAGTGGAAAAATTCCAGTACTGGTACTCGTTCACCACCGACTGGCTGATAAGCCAGGGCATGGCTCGGGACCGGGCGGAAACGGCATCCCGGGTATTCAGTGCCGGCCTATACGGGCTCCAGTACGACTACGTCCTGAACCATGACCCGGAGGCGGTCGGCAAGGCCCTGGACATGCTGGTTGACCAGTTCCTGCAGCTGATCACCACCGCTGTGAGCGCATCCACCGGGCAGGAATAA
- a CDS encoding amino acid permease encodes MNLFRTKSIEQSIADSGEKGRTLKRSLSTWDLMIMGVAVAVGAGIFSVGAQAAAFNAGPAVTVSFVLAAITCALAIMCYAEFATALPVAGSAYVFTYATMGELLAWIIGWNLILELLMAGAVIAKFWGVYLSDLFAVLNLDVPSQINVLGITVYWGPLIIVAIFTLILVLGTKLSARVNNIFTIIKIAIVLFVIVAGFFYVNGENYSPFVPASQPPAELEGGWTTQPFLSFLSGANPAVYGFTGIISGAALVFFAFIGFDVVATSAEEVKNPQKTLPRGIFGGLALVTVLYILVTLAVTGMVSYRDLAASENPSLATAFQLVGADWAAGIISVGSLIGLTTVIMVLLMGLARVVFAMSRDGLLPRNLSRTSDKHSTPARTQILCGVVVALLAGFTEVELLAEMINIGTLSAFVAVSIGILVLRRKRPDLTPSFRVPFGSILPVLSAILCLYLMLNLATVTWVFFGIWLVVGFAIYFAYGRTHSRLAVEGSAEPEREDAARGVR; translated from the coding sequence GTGAATCTTTTCCGTACCAAGTCGATCGAACAATCGATCGCAGATTCGGGTGAGAAGGGCCGCACACTCAAGCGGTCACTAAGCACCTGGGACCTCATGATCATGGGCGTCGCCGTAGCAGTCGGCGCCGGCATCTTCTCCGTGGGCGCGCAGGCCGCCGCCTTCAACGCCGGTCCAGCCGTGACAGTCTCGTTCGTACTGGCTGCCATCACCTGCGCCCTGGCCATCATGTGCTACGCCGAATTCGCCACCGCTCTTCCCGTGGCGGGAAGCGCGTACGTGTTCACCTACGCGACGATGGGCGAGTTGCTTGCCTGGATTATCGGCTGGAACCTGATCCTGGAACTGCTGATGGCCGGCGCCGTCATCGCGAAGTTCTGGGGCGTGTACCTCAGCGACCTCTTCGCCGTCCTGAACCTCGACGTTCCGTCGCAGATCAACGTTCTGGGGATCACCGTCTACTGGGGCCCGCTGATCATCGTGGCCATCTTCACCCTGATCCTGGTGCTCGGAACAAAGCTCTCCGCGCGCGTCAACAACATCTTCACCATCATCAAGATCGCGATCGTCCTGTTTGTGATCGTCGCCGGCTTCTTCTACGTCAACGGTGAGAACTACAGCCCGTTCGTCCCGGCTTCGCAGCCCCCGGCGGAGCTTGAGGGCGGCTGGACCACCCAGCCGTTCCTGTCCTTCCTCAGCGGTGCCAACCCCGCCGTCTACGGCTTCACCGGCATCATCTCGGGTGCGGCCCTGGTGTTCTTCGCCTTCATCGGCTTCGACGTCGTGGCAACCTCGGCCGAGGAGGTCAAGAACCCCCAGAAGACCCTGCCGCGCGGTATCTTCGGCGGACTGGCGCTGGTCACCGTGCTGTACATCCTGGTCACCCTCGCCGTGACCGGCATGGTCTCGTACCGCGACCTCGCAGCCTCCGAGAATCCCTCGCTTGCCACCGCGTTCCAGCTCGTGGGGGCCGATTGGGCTGCCGGCATCATCTCGGTGGGAAGCCTGATCGGGCTCACCACCGTCATCATGGTGCTGCTCATGGGCCTGGCGCGCGTAGTCTTCGCCATGAGCCGGGACGGCCTTCTGCCGCGGAACCTGAGCCGCACCTCCGACAAGCACAGCACCCCGGCACGCACCCAGATCCTGTGCGGCGTCGTCGTTGCCCTCCTGGCCGGTTTTACCGAGGTGGAGCTGCTCGCCGAAATGATCAACATCGGTACGCTCTCCGCCTTCGTTGCCGTCAGCATCGGCATTCTCGTGCTGCGCAGGAAGCGGCCGGACCTTACTCCGTCCTTCCGGGTTCCGTTCGGCAGCATCCTTCCGGTGCTGTCCGCGATCCTCTGCCTGTACCTCATGCTGAACCTCGCCACAGTGACCTGGGTGTTCTTCGGTATCTGGCTAGTGGTGGGCTTTGCCATCTACTTCGCCTACGGCCGGACCCATTCGCGGTTGGCAGTAGAAGGCTCCGCGGAGCCTGAGCGGGAGGATGCGGCTCGGGGCGTACGGTAA